The Siniperca chuatsi isolate FFG_IHB_CAS linkage group LG2, ASM2008510v1, whole genome shotgun sequence genome window below encodes:
- the snrpe gene encoding small nuclear ribonucleoprotein E translates to MAYRGQGQKVQKVMVQPINLIFRYLQNRSRIQVWLYEQVNMRIEGCIIGFDEYMNLVLDDAEEVHMKTKNRKPLGRIMLKGDNITLLQSVSN, encoded by the exons ATGGCGTACCGAGGACAAGGGCAGAAGGTCCAGAAGGTTATGGTGCAGCCCATT AACCTAATTTTCAGGTATCTACAAAAC CGCTCACGGATCCAGGTCTGGTTGTATGAACAGGTGAACATGCGGATAGAGGGCTGCATTATT GGTTTTGATGAGTACATGAACCTGGTTCTAGATGATGCTGAGGAAGTCCACATGAAGACTAAGAACAGAAAGCCGCTGG GGAGGATCATGTTGAAAGGAGACAACATCACCTTGCTGCAGAGTGTCTCTAACTAG
- the LOC122886115 gene encoding cell division control protein 42 homolog isoform X2 codes for MQTIKCVVVGDGAVGKTCLLISYTTNKFPSEYVPTVFDNYAVTVMIGGEPYTLGLFDTAGQEDYDRLRPLSYPQTDVFLVCFSVVSPSSFENVKEKWVPEITHHCPKTPFLLVGTQIDLRDDPSTIEKLAKNKQKPITPETAEKLARDLKAVKYVECSALTQRGLKNVFDEAILAALEPPETQRKRKCCIF; via the exons ATGCAGACCATCAAGTGTGTTGTAGTTGGGGACGGTGCTGTGGGTAAAACCTGCCTGCTCATCTCTTACACCACAAACAAGTTTCCCTCTGAATATGTACCTACG GTGTTTGATAACTATGCTGTCACTGTAATGATTGGAGGCGAGCCCTACACTCTGGGCTTGTTTGATACAGCAG GTCAGGAAGACTACGACAGGTTACGACCTCTGAGTTATCCCCAGACGGACGTCTTccttgtctgtttctctgtcgtGTCCCCCTCCTCCTTTGAAAACGTCAAAGAAAAG TGGGTTCCAGAGATCACCCACCACTGTCCAAAGACCCCCTTCCTGCTAGTTGGGACTCAGATTGACTTGCGGGATGACCCATCCACTATAGAGAAGCTGGCCAAGAACAAGCAAAAGCCCATCACTCCGGAGACGGCAGAGAAGCTGGCGAGAGACCTCAAGGCTGTGAAATACGTGGAGTGCTCAGCCCTCACGCAg CGAGGGCTGAAGAATGTATTTGACGAAGCTATCCTAGCTGCCCTAGAGCCACCTGAGAcgcagagaaagaggaaatgcTGTATATTTTAA
- the LOC122886115 gene encoding cell division control protein 42 homolog isoform X1: MQTIKCVVVGDGAVGKTCLLISYTTNKFPSEYVPTVFDNYAVTVMIGGEPYTLGLFDTAGQEDYDRLRPLSYPQTDVFLVCFSVVSPSSFENVKEKWVPEITHHCPKTPFLLVGTQIDLRDDPSTIEKLAKNKQKPITPETAEKLARDLKAVKYVECSALTQKGLKNVFDEAILAALEPPEPKKKRKCVLL; the protein is encoded by the exons ATGCAGACCATCAAGTGTGTTGTAGTTGGGGACGGTGCTGTGGGTAAAACCTGCCTGCTCATCTCTTACACCACAAACAAGTTTCCCTCTGAATATGTACCTACG GTGTTTGATAACTATGCTGTCACTGTAATGATTGGAGGCGAGCCCTACACTCTGGGCTTGTTTGATACAGCAG GTCAGGAAGACTACGACAGGTTACGACCTCTGAGTTATCCCCAGACGGACGTCTTccttgtctgtttctctgtcgtGTCCCCCTCCTCCTTTGAAAACGTCAAAGAAAAG TGGGTTCCAGAGATCACCCACCACTGTCCAAAGACCCCCTTCCTGCTAGTTGGGACTCAGATTGACTTGCGGGATGACCCATCCACTATAGAGAAGCTGGCCAAGAACAAGCAAAAGCCCATCACTCCGGAGACGGCAGAGAAGCTGGCGAGAGACCTCAAGGCTGTGAAATACGTGGAGTGCTCAGCCCTCACGCAg aAAGGCCTAAAGAATGTGTTTGATGAGGCGATATTGGCGGCATTGGAGCCCCCAGAGCCCAAGAAGAAACGCAAATGCGTGCTGCTATGA
- the LOC122886115 gene encoding cell division control protein 42 homolog isoform X3, giving the protein MQTIKCVVVGDGAVGKTCLLISYTTNKFPSEYVPTVFDNYAVTVMIGGEPYTLGLFDTAGQEDYDRLRPLSYPQTDVFLVCFSVVSPSSFENVKEKWVPEITHHCPKTPFLLVGTQIDLRDDPSTIEKLAKNKQKPITPETAEKLARDLKAVKYVECSALTQTSLNHLTDRSISRLPLLTADPNC; this is encoded by the exons ATGCAGACCATCAAGTGTGTTGTAGTTGGGGACGGTGCTGTGGGTAAAACCTGCCTGCTCATCTCTTACACCACAAACAAGTTTCCCTCTGAATATGTACCTACG GTGTTTGATAACTATGCTGTCACTGTAATGATTGGAGGCGAGCCCTACACTCTGGGCTTGTTTGATACAGCAG GTCAGGAAGACTACGACAGGTTACGACCTCTGAGTTATCCCCAGACGGACGTCTTccttgtctgtttctctgtcgtGTCCCCCTCCTCCTTTGAAAACGTCAAAGAAAAG TGGGTTCCAGAGATCACCCACCACTGTCCAAAGACCCCCTTCCTGCTAGTTGGGACTCAGATTGACTTGCGGGATGACCCATCCACTATAGAGAAGCTGGCCAAGAACAAGCAAAAGCCCATCACTCCGGAGACGGCAGAGAAGCTGGCGAGAGACCTCAAGGCTGTGAAATACGTGGAGTGCTCAGCCCTCACGCAg ACCAGTCTCAATCATCTAACCGACCGATCCATCAGTCGGCTACCTCTCCTAACTGCCGACCCAAACTGCTAG
- the LOC122864609 gene encoding NACHT, LRR and PYD domains-containing protein 3-like: MKIQNRVNQESSEAPSGQSARQHQTHLDSIFMLLKEDIFTFVKNELKKMQKVLSSDYPECLESQREDEEVLDGEDEEQRRSSREAFLKITLHFLRRMKQEELADCLQSRSHSGVCQRKLKSNLKEKFQCVFEGIAKAGNPTLLNQIYTELYITEGGTAEVNDEHEVRQIETASRKPDRPETTIRQDDIFKPSPGRDEPIRTVMTKGVAGIGKTVLTQKFTLDWAEDKADQDIQFTFPFTFRELNVLKEKKYSLVELVHHFFTETKEAGICRFEEFQVVFIFDGLDECRLPLDFHNNEVLTDVTESTSMDVLLTNLIRGEPASHRRRTTSGRDSEMRSRPAASSHTSRQHEAATSCATSQSSAGSFTVFLAFLSNYQSQ; this comes from the exons AGTCAACCAGGAGAGCTCAGAGGCTCCCAGTGGTCAGTCTGCCCGGCAGCATCAAACACACCTGGACTCCATATTTATG ctgctgaaggaggacattttcacttttgtGAAGAACGAGCTGAAGAAGATGCAGAAGGTTCTGAGTTcagattacccagaatgcttagagagtcagagggaggatgaggaggtgttgGACGGTGAGgatgaagagcagaggaggagcagcagagaggcatttctgaagatcacactgcacttcctgaggagaatgaagcaggaggagctggctgactgTCTGCAGAGCA gaagtcattctggAGTTTGTCAGCGTAAACTTAAATCTAACCTGAAGGAgaagttccagtgtgtgtttgaggggatcgctaaagcaggaaacccaacccttctgaaccagatctacacagagctctacatcacagagggagggactgcAGAGGTCAACGATGAACATGAGGTTAGACAGATTGAAACAGCAtccaggaaaccagacagaccagaaacaacaatcagacaagatgacatctttaaaccctcacctggaagagatgaaccaatcagaacagtgatgacaaagggagtggctggcattgggaaaacagtcttaacacagaagttcactctggactgggctgaagaCAAAGCCGACCAGGACATACAGTTCACttttccattcactttcagagagctgaatgtgctgaaagagaaaaagtacagcttggtggaacttgttcatcacttctttactgaaaccaaagaagcaggaatctgcaggtttgaagagttccaggttgtgttcatctttgacggTCTGGATGAGTGTCGACTTCCTCTGGACTTCCACAACAATGAGGTCCTGACTGATGTTACAGAGTCCACCTCAAtggatgtgctgctgacaaacctcatcagggGGGAACCTGCTTCCCACAGGAGGAGGACTACTTCAGGCAGAGattcagagatgaggagcaggccagCAGCATCATCTCACACATCAAGACAACACGAAGCTGccacatcatgtgccacatcccagtcttctgctggatcatttacagtatttttggcatttttatcGAACTATCAATCTCAGTAA